From one Eleginops maclovinus isolate JMC-PN-2008 ecotype Puerto Natales chromosome 7, JC_Emac_rtc_rv5, whole genome shotgun sequence genomic stretch:
- the LOC134867838 gene encoding sterol 26-hydroxylase, mitochondrial translates to MAAWLCRTLMQRNGRLLLSCPKSAGRFCSRGLGSPSPASGALSAFQDKPRTVEDLPNVSLLELIYRMMFQGFYNRLHELQIYNKQRYGPIYREAQKTVSVNTPKLLEEVLRNDEKFPTRGDLSVWKEYRDMRGYGYGPFTEEGERWYNLRVMLNKRMLHPKDSSQYGDVINDVVTDFIKRLSYLRQCSPKEDLVPDMNNELYRFSLEAIASILFETRLGCLEKEIPAGTQDFINSIALMFSNNMVAFMMPKWSRSLLPYWRRYIEGWEGIFSFGKQLIDKKMEVIQQRVENNQEVEGEYLTYLLSNTQMSTKDVYGSITELLLAGMDTTSNTLTWTFYLLSRYPHTQDRLYEEVSSMVPADQIPSAAEVTRMPYLKAVIWEALRMYPVVPVNARIIAEKSVAIGGYTFPKKTAFTLCHYAISHDEETFPEPFTFKPDRWLRDGRVRPNPFASIPFGFGVRGCVGRRIAELEMYMVVVRVIRHFEIKPDPTMGDLKCINRTVLVPDQPLSLYFVDR, encoded by the exons ATGGCTGCATGGCTGTGCCGGACACTGATGCAGAGGAATGGACGCTTGTTGCTGTCGTGCCCTAAATCCGCGGGCCGATTCTGCTCCAGGGGATTGGGAAGCCCGTCTCCTGCCTCAGGGGCCCTCTCTGCCTTCCAGGACAAGCCTCGGACTGTGGAGGACCTGCCTAATGTCAGCTTATTGGAGCTCATATACAGGATGATGTTTCAGGGCTTCTACAACCGTTTACATGAGCTACAG ATCTATAACAAGCAGCGATATGGGCCCATATACAGAGAGGCACAGAAGACTGTGTCAGTGAACACTCCGAAGCTGCTTGAGGAAGTGCTGAGGAACGATGAGAAGTTCCCCACCCGAGGAGACCTGTCCGTGTGGAAGGAATATCGGGATATGAGAGGATACGGCTATGGGCCTTTCACAGA GGAGGGGGAGAGGTGGTACAACCTGAGGGTGATGCTGAACAAACGCATGCTGCATCCAAAGGACTCCTCACAGTACGGTGATGTTATCAATGACGTGGTTACAGACTTCATCAAGAGGCTCTCCTACCTCCGTCAGTGCAGCCCCAAAGAAGACTTGGTGCCTGACATGAACAATGAGCTCTATCGATTCTCACTAGAGG CTATCGCCTCCATACTGTTTGAGACAAGGCTTGGGTGTCTGGAAAAGGAAATCCCTGCAGGTACTCAAGACTTCATCAACTCCATAGCCCTGATGTTCTCCAACAACATGGTTGCGTTTATGATGCCCAAGTGGAGTCGCAGTCTGCTGCCCTACTGGAGGCGCTACATCGAAGGCTGGGAGGGCATCTTCAGCTTTG GTAAACAGTTGATTGACAAGAAGATGGAGGTCATCCAGCAGCGTGTGGAGAACAACCAGGAAGTGGAGGGAGAATACCTAACATACCTGCTGTCAAACACTCAGATGAGCACCAAAGACGTGTATGGCAGCATCACTGAGCTCCTTTTAGCTGGGATGGACACG ACCTCCAATACCCTCACATGGACCTTTTACCTGTTGTCCAGGTACCCTCACACCCAGGACAGACTTTATGAGGAAGTGTCCTCAATGGTGCCAGCAGACCAGATCCCCTCCGCTGCTGAGGTCACTCGGATGCCGTATTTAAAGGCTGTTATCTGGGAGGCACTGAG GATGTACCCTGTGGTTCCTGTGAACGCAAGGATCATTGCAGAGAAGAGTGTTGCTATTGGTGGATATACATTTCCAAAGAAA ACCGCTTTCACGCTTTGCCACTACGCCATCAGTCATGACGAAGAGACATTCCCAGAGCCGTTTACATTTAAACCGGACAGATGGCTACGTGACGGACGTGTGAGGCCCAACCCCTTTGCTTCCATCCCTTTTGGCTTCGGAGTGAGGGGCTGTGTGGGTCGGAGGATTGCTGAGCTAGAGATGTATATGGTTGTGGTTCGG GTAATCAGGCACTTTGAAATCAAGCCGGACCCGACAATGGGAGATCTGAAATGCATCAACCGCACTGTTCTGGTACCGGATCAACCACTCAGCCTTTACTTTGTGGACAGATGA